The following coding sequences lie in one Haladaptatus sp. DJG-WS-42 genomic window:
- the paaK gene encoding phenylacetate--CoA ligase PaaK gives MHGDVEAATREELRTVQTDRLKRMVQQAAAVPYYAQTFEEAGVSPDTIESIDDIEKLPFTTKEDLRDNYPDKLFAVPREDIVRLHASSGTTGKPKIVAYTREDLAVWREAMARSLVAAGVSASDTVQNAYGYGLFTGGLGFHDGAEELGATVIPIGGGNTDRQIDFLEDLGSTVLSCTPSYCLYLAEAIEARGVDPHDLPLSTVIIGAEPFTDPMREEIEEALDVTAIDVYGLSEIVGPGVSIECAEAQDGLHIWEDFFYPEVIDPDTGEVLSEGEEGELVLTTLAKDAMPVLRYRTGDITSLNYDECDCGRTHVRMDNVTGRVDDLLIVRGVNVYPSQIEQAMLEFAEVAPHYRIDLRREGALDTMELTVEHHADVADVAGLAERIRKKLNSKLGVKLSELHVVEPNTIERTTVGKVQRVFDHRA, from the coding sequence ATGCATGGCGATGTGGAGGCGGCGACTCGGGAAGAGCTTCGAACGGTGCAAACCGACCGACTGAAACGGATGGTCCAGCAGGCGGCCGCCGTCCCGTACTACGCACAGACGTTCGAGGAGGCGGGCGTCTCCCCGGATACAATCGAGTCCATTGACGACATCGAGAAGCTGCCGTTCACCACGAAAGAAGACCTGCGCGACAACTACCCAGACAAGCTGTTTGCCGTCCCGCGCGAGGACATCGTCCGACTCCACGCGTCGTCTGGAACCACAGGCAAGCCGAAAATCGTGGCGTACACCCGCGAAGACCTCGCGGTGTGGCGCGAGGCGATGGCCCGGTCGCTCGTCGCCGCGGGCGTTTCGGCTTCCGATACCGTCCAGAACGCCTACGGATACGGTCTGTTCACTGGCGGGCTCGGCTTTCACGACGGCGCAGAAGAACTCGGTGCGACGGTCATCCCCATCGGCGGCGGGAACACCGACCGACAAATCGACTTCCTCGAAGACTTGGGGAGCACCGTGCTCTCGTGTACACCGTCGTACTGTCTCTACCTCGCAGAGGCCATCGAAGCGCGCGGCGTAGACCCCCACGACCTCCCGCTTTCGACGGTCATCATCGGCGCAGAACCCTTTACTGACCCGATGCGCGAAGAAATCGAAGAGGCGCTTGACGTGACCGCAATCGACGTGTACGGACTCTCTGAAATCGTCGGGCCGGGCGTCTCCATCGAGTGTGCAGAAGCCCAAGACGGCCTCCACATCTGGGAGGACTTCTTCTATCCCGAAGTCATCGACCCCGACACCGGCGAGGTGCTGTCCGAGGGCGAAGAGGGCGAACTCGTGCTCACGACGCTTGCGAAAGACGCGATGCCCGTGCTTCGGTACCGAACAGGCGACATCACGTCGCTCAACTACGACGAGTGCGACTGCGGGCGCACCCACGTCCGGATGGACAACGTCACCGGGCGCGTCGACGACCTGCTCATCGTCCGCGGGGTGAACGTCTACCCGAGTCAAATCGAGCAAGCCATGCTCGAATTTGCGGAAGTCGCACCTCACTACCGCATCGACCTGCGCCGCGAGGGGGCGCTCGACACGATGGAGTTGACGGTCGAGCACCACGCGGACGTGGCGGACGTCGCGGGCCTCGCAGAACGGATTCGCAAGAAGTTAAACTCGAAACTGGGCGTGAAACTCTCCGAACTGCACGTCGTCGAACCGAACACTATCGAGCGGACGACGGTCGGGAAGGTACAGCGCGTGTTTGACCACCGCGCGTAA
- a CDS encoding thiolase domain-containing protein, with translation MRDVYLVGAAQSDFGSFPNESYRSLFEQAYTAALSSVPDGMDAADIDEAVIGTLGVGGRQIGLPGPAVTEHVGLSGIPCTRVENACAASGYAVRQAVQAVKSGMADVVLAGGVEIMTDLSGDATRWWLGVSGETEWERLSGTTFAGVYAQMASSHMKKYGTTTEHLSHVAVKNHRNGAKNPHAQLRFECSLEDAMNAPTVADPLTLYHCCPTTDGAACALIVSEDVVDEYTDDPIRVAGVGAGSDKIGLFQRDTYSGVPASQRAAEQAYEMAEVGPEDIDFAEVHDCFSIAELMAYEDLGFCEPGEAGPYVASGATDYGGDVVVNASGGLKSKGHPIGATGAGQVAEAFTQLSENAGDRQVDHARYGLTHNVGGSGGAAVVHIFEKEAGQ, from the coding sequence ATGCGCGACGTGTATCTCGTGGGCGCGGCCCAGTCCGATTTCGGGTCGTTCCCAAACGAATCCTATCGGTCACTGTTCGAGCAGGCGTACACCGCGGCGCTTTCGAGCGTTCCCGACGGCATGGATGCAGCAGACATCGACGAAGCCGTCATCGGCACGCTCGGCGTTGGCGGCCGCCAGATTGGGCTCCCCGGCCCGGCGGTCACCGAACACGTCGGGCTGTCGGGGATTCCCTGCACCCGCGTCGAAAACGCGTGTGCGGCCTCCGGCTACGCCGTCCGACAGGCCGTCCAAGCCGTGAAAAGCGGGATGGCAGACGTGGTTCTCGCGGGCGGCGTTGAAATCATGACCGACCTCTCAGGTGACGCCACCCGCTGGTGGCTCGGCGTCTCTGGAGAGACGGAATGGGAACGCCTCTCTGGAACCACCTTCGCGGGTGTCTACGCCCAGATGGCGAGTTCGCACATGAAGAAATACGGGACGACCACAGAGCACCTTTCGCACGTTGCTGTCAAGAACCACCGAAACGGGGCGAAAAATCCCCACGCACAACTCAGATTCGAATGTTCGCTCGAAGACGCGATGAACGCCCCAACCGTCGCAGACCCGCTCACGCTGTATCACTGCTGTCCGACGACCGACGGCGCGGCCTGTGCGCTCATCGTGAGCGAAGACGTGGTAGACGAGTACACCGACGACCCCATCCGCGTCGCGGGCGTGGGCGCTGGCTCCGACAAAATCGGCCTGTTCCAGCGCGACACGTACTCGGGCGTCCCGGCCTCACAGCGCGCCGCTGAGCAGGCCTACGAGATGGCGGAGGTCGGCCCCGAAGACATCGACTTCGCAGAAGTTCACGACTGTTTTTCGATTGCCGAACTCATGGCCTACGAAGACCTCGGCTTTTGCGAACCGGGTGAGGCTGGCCCCTACGTCGCTTCGGGGGCGACCGACTACGGCGGCGACGTGGTCGTAAACGCTTCGGGTGGCCTCAAGAGCAAAGGCCACCCAATCGGCGCGACCGGCGCGGGACAGGTCGCAGAGGCGTTCACACAACTCTCTGAGAATGCAGGTGACCGACAGGTCGACCACGCCCGCTACGGGCTGACGCACAACGTCGGCGGGAGCGGTGGCGCGGCCGTCGTTCACATCTTCGAAAAGGAGGCGGGCCAATGA
- a CDS encoding 3-oxoacyl-[acyl-carrier-protein] synthase III C-terminal domain-containing protein encodes MSDPRITAVGAYAPRFRIAGSEFAQEWSRGPAGITEKSVLDADEDALTMAVEAGKRALAAADCSGADVAHLSFASSTPPAEEEDLTARLGSMLGVAEATPRQQFGGSTRAGVQALLAGLEAGPWNDSVGLVIASDCPRGQPSDAHEHAAGAGAAAFVLGEKGAEVVSQGEFTTPYPGTRFREHGSESVDGLGVTGYDREAFTETIRGAVEQVYVGDIEAACLQAPDGKVPYRAANALDIDTALVQAGTTVHDHGDTGAASVPLGLAKALAAGGERVLGVGYGAGGGASAFVVDAGRDVATNLALSGDKALTYAEYLRRRGDLTGDSPAGGGAYVSMPAWHQSLPQRHRLVAGECVECGALAFPPEGACDECGSLGTFEDVQLPGTGTVEAVTRIGQGGAPPEFAVQQAQSGDFGITIVAFEYDGKAVSAPAQVAYGDLSVGDEVTAIIRRIYTQEGVTRYGFKVRPADDND; translated from the coding sequence ATGAGCGACCCACGAATCACCGCTGTCGGCGCGTACGCGCCGCGCTTTCGGATTGCTGGCAGCGAATTTGCACAAGAGTGGAGTCGCGGGCCCGCCGGAATTACCGAGAAATCGGTGCTCGACGCGGACGAGGATGCGTTGACGATGGCCGTCGAAGCCGGGAAACGCGCGCTTGCTGCCGCAGACTGCTCGGGTGCGGATGTCGCCCACCTCTCGTTCGCTTCCTCGACGCCACCTGCCGAAGAAGAAGACCTGACCGCGCGACTCGGGTCGATGCTCGGCGTGGCAGAAGCCACACCGCGCCAGCAGTTCGGCGGGAGTACGAGAGCGGGCGTGCAAGCGCTCCTCGCCGGACTTGAAGCGGGGCCGTGGAACGACAGCGTTGGCCTCGTCATCGCAAGCGACTGTCCGCGAGGGCAGCCTTCTGATGCCCACGAACACGCCGCCGGTGCGGGAGCCGCGGCGTTCGTCCTTGGTGAGAAAGGCGCGGAAGTCGTGAGTCAAGGCGAGTTCACGACGCCCTATCCCGGAACTAGATTCCGCGAGCACGGAAGCGAGTCCGTAGACGGCCTCGGCGTGACGGGCTACGACCGTGAGGCGTTCACGGAGACGATTCGTGGCGCGGTCGAACAGGTGTACGTCGGAGACATCGAAGCGGCGTGCTTGCAGGCTCCGGACGGAAAGGTGCCCTATCGGGCCGCCAACGCACTCGATATCGACACAGCACTCGTGCAAGCCGGAACCACCGTCCACGACCACGGCGACACGGGCGCGGCGAGCGTGCCACTCGGCCTCGCAAAAGCCCTCGCCGCGGGCGGTGAGCGCGTCCTCGGCGTGGGCTACGGCGCAGGGGGCGGTGCGTCCGCCTTTGTCGTAGACGCCGGGCGCGACGTGGCGACGAACCTCGCGCTCTCAGGCGACAAAGCACTCACGTATGCCGAGTATCTCCGTCGCCGGGGCGATTTGACCGGCGACTCGCCTGCAGGCGGTGGCGCGTACGTTTCGATGCCCGCGTGGCACCAGTCGCTCCCACAGCGCCACCGACTCGTCGCGGGCGAGTGTGTCGAGTGCGGCGCGCTTGCGTTCCCGCCGGAAGGTGCGTGCGACGAGTGTGGCAGTTTGGGAACGTTTGAAGACGTGCAGTTACCGGGTACGGGCACCGTCGAAGCCGTGACGAGAATCGGACAGGGTGGCGCGCCCCCTGAGTTCGCCGTCCAGCAAGCCCAGAGCGGCGACTTCGGCATCACGATTGTCGCCTTCGAGTACGACGGCAAGGCGGTGAGCGCCCCGGCGCAGGTGGCCTACGGCGACCTGTCGGTCGGTGACGAAGTGACGGCAATTATTCGCCGCATCTACACCCAAGAGGGCGTCACCCGCTACGGGTTTAAGGTGCGGCCGGCAGACGATAACGATTAA
- a CDS encoding 3-hydroxyacyl-CoA dehydrogenase family protein: MHVTVLGAGTMGHGIAQVSAMAGHDVFLRDIDESVLSEARGAVERNLQGGVEREKLTEAEMDAALSRLTTTTDLREAAGEADLIVEAVPERLDLKQQVFADAEAVAPEDAILATNTSSLSVTEIASELSSPHRAIGLHFFNPVHIMALVEVVLAEQTDDATEAAAVEFVEGIEKTPIVVTDSPGFASSRLGVTIGVEAMRMYEEGVASASDIDEAMTLGYNHPMGPLELTDLVGLDVRLDILEYLREELGERFRPPQVLKRKVRAGHLGRKSGQGFYEWDEGENVGEVER; the protein is encoded by the coding sequence ATGCACGTCACTGTACTTGGTGCAGGAACCATGGGTCACGGCATCGCGCAAGTCAGCGCGATGGCCGGTCACGACGTATTTCTTCGAGATATAGACGAGAGCGTACTGAGCGAAGCGCGCGGCGCAGTGGAGCGCAATCTCCAGGGCGGCGTCGAGCGCGAGAAGCTCACCGAAGCCGAGATGGACGCTGCGCTCTCACGGCTCACGACGACCACCGACCTCCGAGAGGCCGCAGGCGAGGCTGACCTCATCGTGGAAGCCGTCCCCGAACGCCTCGACCTCAAACAGCAAGTGTTCGCGGACGCCGAAGCCGTCGCCCCTGAAGACGCCATCCTCGCCACCAACACCTCCTCGCTTTCCGTGACGGAGATTGCGAGCGAACTCAGTTCGCCACACCGGGCCATCGGGCTTCACTTTTTCAACCCGGTTCACATCATGGCGCTCGTGGAAGTCGTCCTCGCAGAGCAGACCGACGACGCCACCGAAGCGGCGGCCGTCGAGTTCGTCGAGGGTATCGAAAAGACGCCAATCGTCGTCACGGATTCGCCCGGCTTCGCCTCCTCCCGACTCGGCGTCACCATCGGCGTCGAAGCCATGCGAATGTACGAAGAAGGCGTCGCAAGCGCGTCGGACATTGACGAGGCGATGACGCTCGGCTACAACCACCCGATGGGGCCACTCGAACTCACCGACTTGGTGGGTCTCGATGTGCGTCTCGATATTCTCGAATATTTGCGAGAAGAGTTGGGCGAGCGGTTCCGCCCGCCACAGGTGCTCAAGCGCAAGGTTCGCGCCGGGCATCTCGGTCGGAAATCCGGGCAGGGCTTCTACGAATGGGACGAGGGTGAAAATGTGGGGGAAGTCGAGCGATGA
- a CDS encoding enoyl-CoA hydratase-related protein gives MSDLESVAADCSLVHLDVGSEHEYVATVTIDRPDARNALNSQVRTELKRIFAALEDAAEVRVVVLTGADEAKAFVAGADVGELRERTTLEQRTVSRRPRIYEVVDDLPKPVIARINGHALGGGCELAQACDVRIAYEKAKLGQPEINLGIIPGGGGTQRLTRLVGEGHAMRLILSGELISATEAQDIGLVDEVYGDDGFDERVYDLAGKMADKSPVALEFAKDAVKAASRMELEQGIEYEAELFTQLFATEDKQEGMDAFFEKRDPEWTGK, from the coding sequence ATGAGTGACCTCGAATCTGTCGCCGCAGACTGCTCGCTCGTTCACCTCGACGTGGGAAGCGAACACGAGTACGTCGCCACCGTCACCATCGACCGTCCTGACGCGCGAAACGCACTCAACTCACAGGTTCGCACCGAGTTGAAACGCATCTTTGCTGCGCTCGAAGACGCAGCCGAAGTTCGCGTCGTCGTCCTCACGGGCGCAGACGAGGCGAAGGCGTTCGTCGCGGGCGCAGACGTGGGCGAACTGCGCGAGCGGACGACGCTCGAACAACGAACCGTCAGCCGACGCCCGCGCATCTACGAAGTGGTCGATGACCTCCCGAAACCGGTCATCGCGCGCATCAACGGCCACGCGCTCGGCGGCGGCTGTGAACTCGCACAGGCCTGTGACGTGCGCATCGCCTACGAGAAGGCGAAATTGGGACAACCAGAAATCAACCTCGGCATCATCCCCGGCGGTGGCGGCACCCAGCGCTTGACGCGACTCGTGGGTGAGGGCCACGCCATGCGCCTGATTCTCTCTGGAGAGCTGATTTCGGCTACGGAAGCACAGGATATCGGCCTCGTCGACGAGGTGTACGGCGACGACGGATTCGACGAACGCGTCTACGACCTCGCGGGAAAGATGGCCGACAAAAGTCCTGTCGCGCTCGAATTCGCCAAAGACGCGGTCAAGGCTGCCTCGCGCATGGAGTTAGAACAGGGCATCGAGTACGAAGCAGAGCTGTTCACCCAGCTGTTTGCGACCGAGGACAAACAAGAGGGCATGGACGCCTTCTTCGAGAAGCGCGACCCCGAGTGGACGGGGAAATAA
- a CDS encoding DUF2270 domain-containing protein, producing the protein MTSSDDHFDPEAREGREVAGEAATDRSDFLALMGHVYRGEVGRANAWRTRLDRTTNWAVVLTATLLTWAFSADTRPHYVILVGMVMVALFLVFEARRYRIYDVWRSRVRLLEENVFANALDPEGAEQRGWRKLLSHDLRTPTVKTPLAEALARRSRRIYFPLFIVLLLAWIIHLAVFDATDAGLLQRASIGRLPGVAVSGAVSLFYATIAGITFWPRERHAKGELQSNEQAQDDWKA; encoded by the coding sequence ATGACCAGTTCGGACGACCACTTCGACCCCGAGGCGCGCGAAGGGAGAGAGGTCGCAGGTGAGGCGGCGACCGACCGCAGCGACTTTCTCGCGTTGATGGGGCACGTCTACCGGGGCGAGGTTGGGCGGGCGAATGCGTGGCGCACGCGCCTCGACCGCACCACAAACTGGGCGGTCGTGCTCACGGCGACGTTGCTCACGTGGGCCTTTTCTGCAGACACCCGCCCCCACTACGTCATCCTCGTCGGGATGGTGATGGTGGCGCTGTTTCTCGTCTTCGAGGCGAGGCGCTACCGCATCTACGACGTGTGGCGCTCGCGGGTGCGGCTGTTAGAGGAGAACGTGTTCGCAAACGCCCTCGACCCGGAGGGTGCAGAACAGCGCGGGTGGCGCAAGCTCTTGAGCCACGACCTCCGGACGCCGACGGTCAAAACGCCGCTCGCAGAGGCGCTCGCCCGCAGAAGCCGCCGTATCTACTTTCCGCTGTTCATTGTTCTGTTGCTCGCGTGGATTATCCACCTCGCCGTGTTCGACGCGACCGACGCGGGTTTACTCCAACGGGCGAGCATCGGCCGTCTGCCCGGCGTCGCCGTGTCGGGAGCTGTCAGCCTCTTCTATGCGACAATCGCTGGCATCACGTTCTGGCCGCGCGAACGCCACGCAAAAGGTGAACTACAGTCGAACGAACAGGCCCAAGACGACTGGAAGGCCTGA
- a CDS encoding VIT1/CCC1 family protein — translation MVGMADTARYQANWQDEIDSASLYRTLAETESQPQLAAVYAKLAETETKHAEFWADRLREAGGSLPDARPSWRARALSWLARQFGAQTILPTLTAAERAGHAGYLGQPEVTGTSLPADERSHATLLRTIDSTTGVEGSVLARLEGRHRAASGNALRAAVLGANDGLVSNLSLVMGVAGAALSGSAILITGLAGLLAGAGSMAMGEWLSVQSSRELYQRQIDIEAEELSETPAEEAEELALIYQAKGLTETQSRELAARLLADEQTALDTLAREELGINPEELGGSAWEAAGTSFVLFALGALVPVAPFAFFSGTNAVLTSLGLSAIALFGIGAAITLLTGRSLLYSGGRQVLIGLAAAALTYGVGTLIGVTLVG, via the coding sequence ATGGTGGGGATGGCAGACACCGCCCGGTATCAGGCGAACTGGCAGGATGAAATCGACAGCGCGTCGCTCTATCGGACGCTCGCTGAAACCGAATCGCAACCGCAGCTCGCAGCGGTGTACGCGAAACTCGCAGAGACGGAAACGAAACACGCCGAGTTTTGGGCCGACAGGCTCCGCGAAGCAGGTGGTTCGCTCCCCGACGCACGGCCGTCGTGGCGCGCACGCGCACTCTCGTGGCTGGCCCGGCAATTTGGCGCACAGACGATTCTCCCCACGCTCACCGCAGCAGAGCGCGCCGGGCACGCGGGCTATCTCGGCCAACCGGAGGTGACCGGCACGTCGCTACCGGCAGACGAGCGGTCGCACGCCACGTTGCTCCGCACCATCGATTCGACGACGGGTGTCGAGGGAAGCGTCCTCGCTCGCCTCGAAGGCCGCCACCGCGCTGCGAGCGGGAACGCACTGAGAGCGGCGGTGCTCGGCGCGAACGACGGCCTCGTCTCGAATCTGAGTCTCGTGATGGGCGTTGCGGGGGCCGCACTCTCAGGGTCTGCCATCCTCATCACCGGCCTCGCCGGACTGCTCGCCGGAGCCGGGTCGATGGCGATGGGTGAGTGGCTCTCGGTACAGAGTTCGAGAGAACTCTATCAACGGCAGATAGACATCGAAGCCGAAGAACTCAGCGAGACTCCAGCAGAGGAGGCAGAAGAACTCGCACTCATCTATCAAGCGAAAGGACTGACAGAAACGCAGTCCCGTGAATTGGCTGCGCGCCTCCTCGCGGACGAACAGACGGCACTCGACACCCTTGCGCGCGAAGAGCTTGGCATCAACCCCGAGGAACTCGGCGGTTCGGCGTGGGAGGCTGCGGGAACGTCGTTCGTTCTCTTCGCACTCGGGGCGCTCGTGCCCGTCGCGCCGTTTGCGTTCTTCTCGGGGACGAACGCCGTCCTCACGAGCCTCGGGCTCAGCGCCATCGCGCTGTTCGGCATTGGTGCGGCCATCACCCTCCTCACCGGCCGCAGCCTGCTCTACTCTGGAGGCAGACAGGTGTTGATTGGTCTCGCCGCCGCGGCACTCACCTACGGCGTCGGGACGCTCATCGGTGTGACGCTCGTGGGCTAG
- a CDS encoding DUF2391 family protein, with protein MDSRANGSRDDRASFADLVQQFDRLESTVDGEAREQVREARAIAIEASQTTSSVFGNTIKGFDRADAAEAFVGAIIFGIPMFVESGTLEAGAFIATHPGYLLATIGIAISIVIGLLYVADIQDVRITNPILGVFPRRLVGVVAISFGAAVLMMSAWGRVSWDDPWLALCQVSVAFVPMAIGAALGDILPGS; from the coding sequence ATGGATAGCCGCGCAAACGGGTCGCGTGACGACCGCGCTTCGTTCGCAGACCTGGTCCAGCAGTTCGACCGCCTCGAATCGACGGTCGATGGTGAGGCCCGCGAACAGGTGCGAGAGGCGCGAGCGATTGCCATAGAGGCGAGCCAAACCACCTCCTCGGTGTTCGGCAACACCATCAAGGGGTTTGACCGCGCAGACGCCGCAGAGGCGTTCGTCGGGGCGATTATCTTCGGGATTCCGATGTTCGTAGAGAGTGGCACGCTCGAAGCGGGCGCGTTCATCGCGACGCATCCGGGCTACCTGCTTGCGACGATTGGGATTGCGATCTCCATCGTGATTGGCCTCCTCTACGTCGCAGACATCCAAGACGTGCGGATTACGAACCCGATTTTAGGCGTGTTTCCCCGGCGGCTCGTCGGCGTCGTCGCCATCTCGTTCGGGGCGGCCGTGTTGATGATGAGCGCGTGGGGGCGCGTCTCGTGGGACGACCCGTGGCTCGCGCTCTGTCAGGTGAGCGTCGCGTTCGTCCCGATGGCAATCGGTGCGGCGCTTGGTGACATTCTCCCGGGGAGTTGA
- a CDS encoding HVO_2753 family zinc finger protein, with protein sequence MSGSNQISARKCVSCGINISGTNAAAFDCPDCGQQIYRCAKCRKQSNLYECPDCGFTGP encoded by the coding sequence ATGAGCGGGAGTAACCAAATTTCTGCACGGAAGTGCGTTTCGTGCGGAATCAACATTTCCGGCACCAACGCCGCCGCATTCGACTGTCCAGACTGCGGCCAGCAGATTTACCGCTGTGCGAAGTGCCGAAAGCAGAGCAACCTCTATGAGTGTCCTGACTGCGGATTCACCGGTCCATAA